A DNA window from Nerophis ophidion isolate RoL-2023_Sa linkage group LG13, RoL_Noph_v1.0, whole genome shotgun sequence contains the following coding sequences:
- the LOC133564854 gene encoding uncharacterized protein LOC133564854, translated as MSEFVRMQPLFGSNQSIRDRAFGRPPLMLTVSPQPHGPSFDSGPHKSGHLGYRTHQGGSPQDNHFGLQTRCMQNIIIMMHHQKNINNQNWPPTIKRMVQTLTIMIKPAQNNAGTQALISVNAKNWADTTIGILRKHYLNSIKIEMDKLTTQIDSKWRSAFFIASNWAKKKLGSKLTLDTLKHAETQITSLVSPDPHMATTTGDQDDAGRATPSGPTDDVTPATPPDPPPKPRAQAEIHGEFRPSTGAAPAVPTTPQPSTIHAEATCPPSVTQEYGSKGLPCRRPVIDRRPWTVGPRPPQVRNRTYYEPPPTCRRLGTERLKRTSAELIRPPEYSSYTIPVEPERQPSTDLTDVLTRWFRQWTGLSHMGCPTPVNNLVKLL; from the coding sequence atgtccgaatttgtgcggatgcagccgctatttgggtcaaatcaatcgatccgggacagggccttcggacggccgccattaatgctaactgttagcccacaaccacatggtcctaGCTTtgactctgggccacacaagagcggccatttaggctacagaacacaccagggaggtagcccccaagacaatcattttggcctccaaactagatgcatgcaaaacatcataattatgatgcatcatcaaaaaaacattaataatcaaaattggccaccaaccatcaaaagaatggttcaaacactgactatcatgatcaagcctgcacaaaacaatgccggcacgcaggctttgatctcagtgaatgcaaaaaattgggctgacacaacaattggcatattaaggaagcattatttaaattccataaaaattgaaatggacaaactgaccacccaaattgattcaaaatggaggtccgctttcttcatcgcttccaattgggccaagaaaaagttgggctcaaaattgactcttgacaccctaaaacatgcggagacccaaatcacttcgctggtgtcacctgacccccacatggctaccacgactggagaccaggatgacgcaggacgagcaacaccatcaggaccgaccgatgacgtcacaccggcgactccccccgatccacccccgaaacctcgggcccaggcggagatccatggcgagttccgtccttctaccggcgcggcaccggctgttcccacgactccacaaccgtccacgatacacgctgaggctacctgccccccttctgtgacgcaagaatacggcagtaaagggttaccctgcagacgtcccgtgatcgaccggagaccttggaccgtgggaccccggcccccccaggtacgaaaccggacttattatgaaccccctcccacctgcaggcgacttgggacggagaggttgaagcgcacgagtgctgaactcatccggcctcctgaatacagctcgtacaccatccctgtcgaaccagagcgacagcccagcaccgacctcaccgatgtgctgacacggtggttccgacagtggactggcctatcccacatggggtgccctactccagtaaacaatctggtaaaattattgtaa